One window of Candidatus Zixiibacteriota bacterium genomic DNA carries:
- a CDS encoding amidase, whose amino-acid sequence MVEQTETLIGLQFDPKERDSMLTDLDDYLDAYKKIRSITIPNSIVPAMQFNPLPNGFTSETTYHKIAWSPAGQISGELNESKLAYLSVRDLAELIKTKRLTSVELTKVCLARLKRFDSVLHCVVTLTEDLALRQAVAADSEIAAGTYRGLLHGIPYGAKDLLSVKGYPTSWGSNIYKTQTFAHDADVIAKLNQAGAVLVAKLSLGELAWGDVWFGGTTRNPWQPDSGSSGSSAGSASAVSAGLVPFAIGSETWGSIVSPSTVCGTTGLRPTYGRVSRAGAMALSWSMDKLGPICRTVEDCAIVLDAIHGTSIGNNRRAKDPSAVDIPFNYDPSIDIKQLKIGFLKDDFNNDSSYASFNKSALKTLRDLGARLKAISLPNYPIDAMSLILTAEAASAFDDLTRSNNDTLMVRQIKNAWPNVFRGARFIPAVEYIQANRLRTMVIDSMALIMDSVDLYIAPSFEGNNLLMTNLTGHPCVVLPNGFDSTGNPVSICLIGRLYGEATLLAVAKKYQDATDFHLRHPERFSGKF is encoded by the coding sequence ATGGTCGAGCAGACCGAAACGCTCATCGGTCTCCAGTTCGATCCAAAAGAACGTGACAGCATGCTCACCGACCTCGATGACTATCTCGATGCGTATAAAAAAATTCGCTCAATCACCATCCCGAACAGTATTGTGCCCGCAATGCAATTTAATCCTCTACCAAATGGTTTCACATCCGAGACAACATATCATAAAATAGCCTGGTCGCCCGCGGGGCAAATCTCGGGAGAATTGAACGAGAGCAAGCTTGCCTATCTCTCGGTACGTGATTTAGCTGAACTGATAAAAACAAAACGCCTGACATCGGTCGAGCTTACAAAAGTATGTCTCGCTCGGCTCAAACGCTTTGATTCTGTTCTACATTGTGTCGTCACACTTACCGAGGACCTTGCCCTACGTCAGGCCGTAGCCGCCGATTCAGAAATTGCCGCAGGCACATATCGGGGATTGTTGCATGGCATCCCTTACGGAGCCAAAGATTTATTGTCGGTCAAAGGCTACCCGACATCATGGGGCTCGAACATCTATAAAACTCAGACCTTTGCGCACGATGCCGATGTCATCGCCAAGCTCAATCAGGCCGGAGCGGTTCTCGTCGCCAAACTCTCTCTCGGCGAACTTGCATGGGGGGATGTCTGGTTCGGCGGAACCACTCGCAATCCCTGGCAGCCGGATTCAGGCTCAAGCGGTTCCTCGGCCGGATCGGCATCGGCTGTCTCCGCGGGACTTGTGCCGTTTGCTATCGGTTCAGAAACATGGGGCTCAATTGTTTCTCCGTCGACCGTCTGCGGGACAACGGGACTTCGGCCCACCTACGGAAGAGTCAGCCGCGCCGGAGCGATGGCGCTCAGTTGGTCGATGGATAAACTTGGCCCAATCTGCCGCACGGTAGAAGACTGCGCGATAGTATTGGATGCCATTCATGGGACATCGATAGGAAATAATAGGAGAGCCAAAGATCCTTCAGCAGTCGACATCCCTTTTAATTATGACCCGTCGATTGATATAAAACAATTGAAGATCGGCTTTCTGAAAGATGACTTCAATAATGACAGCTCCTATGCCTCTTTCAATAAATCTGCTTTGAAAACACTGCGTGATCTCGGGGCTCGGCTGAAAGCTATTAGTTTGCCTAATTATCCGATTGATGCGATGTCTTTGATATTGACAGCCGAAGCCGCATCGGCATTTGATGACTTGACCCGTTCCAACAATGACACGCTCATGGTTCGTCAGATTAAAAATGCATGGCCGAATGTTTTTCGGGGGGCGCGATTTATTCCCGCGGTGGAGTATATTCAGGCAAACAGATTGCGCACGATGGTAATCGATTCGATGGCGTTAATTATGGATTCGGTCGATTTGTATATCGCGCCATCGTTTGAAGGAAATAATTTGCTCATGACCAATCTGACCGGCCATCCCTGTGTTGTTTTGCCGAATGGATTTGACAGTACCGGGAATCCGGTCTCTATATGTTTGATCGGGCGGTTATACGGCGAGGCGACGTTGCTTGCGGTTGCCAAGAAATATCAGGATGCAACTGATTTTCATCTTAGACATCCAGAACGGTTTAGCGGGAAGTTTTAG